In Arthrobacter sp. MN05-02, the genomic stretch GGAGCTCGTCGGTGTCGAGGTTACTCACACCCCACGCACGGATCGAGCCCTCGTCGATGAGGGACTCGAACGCTGCGACGGTTTCCTCGAATGGGAATCTCCCCCGCCATGTAGGAGATACAGGTCCAGGCAGTCAGTGCCCAGACGGTTCAGGCTTGCATGACAAGCCTCGATCGTCCCTGATGCGGAGGCGTTCGAGGGTAGGACCTTGCTCACCAGGAAGACCTCATCGCGCCTACCCCTGATGGCTTCTCCGACAATGTCCTCACTACGCCCGTTACCGTACATTTCGGCGGTACCGATGACGGTTAGACCCAGATCGATACCTGTACGCAACGCCCCGATCTCAGCGTTGCGGCAGGCAGGAGAGTCACCCAGGTTCCACGTTCCCTGCCCCAGAGCAGAAACCACAGTGCCGTCCGGAAAAGTAACCACACGCCAACGCTACAACCAGGGCCATCAGCAGGCGAGGCGTGATGGAAACCGAACTATGGGCCAGGCCAAAGTGCCACCAATCGTGCAGCAGACCCAGCTGGCTATGACAGCGCTCGCGGTTGTGCCAGATTCCGGGGTAGTCGAACATCGCGTTAGTTGGTTCGACCCGGGTGTTCCGCTTCTATCGGTCCAGGAGCTCGACCTGCATCCGTGACCAGGACGACTCGATCATTGAGTTGTCGTGACAGTCACCGATGCTCTCAGTCGTGGCCAGCAGGCCAGAATCACGCGCCCCTTCGTGAAAGCCCGACATCGACACGTGAGAGTCCTCTTCGCCACCACAAGAAGTGCCCCGCCCAAGACGATTCACCCGGGCGGAACACGTCGAGCATCATGTTGGCGTGTTATCAAGCCAGCTACTCAGCAATTCCTCAGAGCCGGAACTATACTGATGTTCCGGATATTCGGACAACGCGCACAGGTATATCGAACTAAACATTGAATCTGAATCCCACCACGTTCCGTATTAAAATCACCTTAGAAGGCGACAATAACGCTAGACATTGGACCAGAACTTTTCCAAGTTCCGACACATACCAATCCATTACGTACCGAGGACCGAAGCTCGTGTTAGCGGGAAGAATTAGAGCGGCGCGCGCTTGTGTGCGTCCACTATCTCGCTCAGCCACTTCGTCAACGGCTTGATGGCGGGATGCTGGCTTGACGCCGAGCCAAGGTCTTGCCGCAGCAACGCCGACGGAATGTGCGGCTTCGCCTTACCGGACTTCTTGCGGTCGGAGTTCCATCCCTTCGCCCCGAGGTGGGCCGCCATCGCCTTGAGACCGGAGGGCCCCGTCGCGAACTCCTCCGCGGTTTCCTTGCTCACTTCCCCCATTTCGTCAGGGCCAAGCATTTTCGCCAGGCGCTCCTGCCCGACCACGTCGAGGAGCAAGCCTTCTAGATCGGAGCTCAGCACGAACGCATCCCACGGCTGCAGCATCGTGTTGAGCTCCTCTTGGTGCTCGAGCGCAGCCTGGAGGGTCGTCACCCGCCTGTCCGCCAGATCGCGCAAGCCATTGAGGAAGAGCGTGGATGGCTTTGGATCCTTGCTCTTCAGAATCTCAACCAGCGCACGCTTGTTATCGCCGCTCTTATGAACGCCGTCCTTATCAGTGAGCACAAAGGCGCGGACGCCGAAGAGCTGAGAGAGTCGGAGTAGGTGCGAAATTGTTGTGATCCCGGAGGCCTCGATTACGGCGATGCCGAGGGCGTAGTGGCCCCCCGGACCACCGGTGATGCTCTCCAGCAGGTAGTCGATGACGAGCTTGTCGCCGTTGCCCTCGACCAGGATCACCGAGCTGGCGAACACGAGCTCGCTGTTGGTCGCGTCGCAGTAGCGAGTCAATCGCCCTTCTTCGTCAACAGCCAGGTCCGGCTTCCACGCCGAGTACGTCATACCTTCTGGACTAAGTGGAAGTCGCGCAATTCTCGTGACCGAGAACGAGTCGACGAGCACCGGGCTGTGGGTCGTCACGAGCAGCTGGGCCTCCGCCGAGATGCCTTTTAGGATCTTGGCCATGGCTCGCTGCGTCTGCGGGTGGAGAAACGCCTCCGGCTCTTCGATGGCGAAGATGACGTTGGTGCCTGCCTGCCTGCTCTTCGACGAGACGTAGCGAAGGATTCCGAGCACCAGGGCGGACTGGAATCCGGTGCCGCGCTCGGCGATCGGGACCACGACGTCATCGTGACTGGTAATCACGGCTTCTCTGAGCATTCCGCGCAGCGCGTGCTCGGGCGCAGGCAGATCGACTCCGAGGACCGGATCCTGGAACGGGAGTTCCGCCGCCACCGACTTCACTGACTCGATGAGGACCTCCCGAACGAGATTCTCGACAGGCTCCATCGCCTTCGCGAAGTCCTTCTGGAGCTGCGTGGAGCGGGAGTTACCCGAGCGAACAAGTACGCCTTCCAGGGTGTCGTGGAGCCGCGTCAACGACTGGTCTGCATCACCCTGGTCGGCACCGCTTACCCTGATGGAAGGAATCTTCACGAAGTCGAACGACTGGAGCACCCACTCGTAGATTTCGCGAGACCGCGCATCGGTACTGTTCCACATGCGATAGCTAATCTTGCCGTTCCTCGAGCAGGTGATCTGGACCCAAAACGTTCCGTCGCGGCCGAGCATGCCGCCCAGCTCGTCGGTCTCGGCTTTGGTGAGTCCACCGAAGTGGACCTTGATGCCCGACAGCATCCTGGGACCGCCATCGACGTAGTAGGCATTCAGCGGCTTCAGCCGCCTGAAATCATCCGCAGTCGGGTCCGAGAAGAAGGTCTCGAGCACACGGATGAACGACGACTTACCTGCGTTATTCGGTCCTGCGATGAGTTGAAGGTCCGGGTCAACGTCAAGCGACAGTGCCTCAAAGCCCAAAAGGCGCTTGATGTGGACCTGTTCGATGTGCATTAAGCCAGCTTAGAAGGTGGGACGCGTCCGGTGCAGTCGACCCGCCGGGAGTGCACGATGCGAGGAATTATTGTCTCAACCTTCGCTAGGGTTGAAGCGCAGATCGGAGCGCCATCAGGTTGCGTAACTAAAGAACCCTAGGCATGCTCCTCAGCGGGGGCGGACCCACACACCCACCTCAAATAACCTAGAAACCTCCGACAGCTCGTCGTTTTTGATAGTCTCACCGACGGCCGATGTCCAATGTGATTAACTGCTCAACCAGCCAACGGGCGGCGTCTGCCGTGCCCTCGTCCTCCAGCCAAAGATCGAGTGTGACGCGGATAAGATCCCTCTGCGTGACGTCGAGCGCCTCACTCATGACTTCGAACA encodes the following:
- a CDS encoding hypothetical protein (possible pseudo due to frameshift) — protein: MVTFPDGTVVSALGQGTWNLGDSPACRNAEIGALRTGIDLGLTVIGTAEMYGNGRSEDIVGEAIRGRRDEVFLVSKVLPSNASASGTIEACHASLNRLGTDCLDLYLLHGGGDSHSRKPSQRSSPSSTRARSVRGV